One genomic window of Prochlorococcus sp. MIT 0801 includes the following:
- a CDS encoding DUF3769 domain-containing protein yields the protein MALNLGLLGFSILLSLSETSRGKGNSLGKSVIDKHYNFSVGNLVETYKRSSSRKLEHNKVASLTLKIFADKQYDYDQNIYLAEGNVKALINGGILRSDLLSYDKSTGTLSAEGNIRFRKGGQYFRAKEFEFNLLKKEGSIKDAYGILDLKNILNDLEIDASSNQVKAQNKINDNKINTYDDGIEFSFGNIKLPENKITRSNKSIGSINNWRFKSDLINIKENGWKSNRIVFTNDPFDPNQISFEGIDVVAEDDDDRLVITSSKTNLILENRSKIFIGKRIFGDQKKKRSKFQLILDSKDRDGLVLVRRSNTTNINNNIELDLQPQFLLNRAFLGKTNSYKNSKNKNINLADLFGLNINLKASNANWQFDSLNDLSTLNTSRLFSGLRHSSSFRIPILEESTFNMFTAYRSRAWNGTIGETEIKSAFGGFIEKSQYFTTGNLKNNLKIRIGTGRYESEKFENSEMISLWRSSIFSSLDSEYQIWKSNKNNLHQNFVTPLSPVLIDSELVLRANIDSAYFKYLHDSDQGFLKLSIGPEIRLGNLEKDFFDYTKLSVMPGLKIKFGNSPFKFDNAIDLKTINISLMQQIYGPLMFDVVSNLNIDSSSKNYGEYYDTKLGILWHKRAYECGIYYHPNNDAGGLYFRINGFKFGNSTKAVF from the coding sequence TTGGCTTTAAACCTTGGACTTCTGGGGTTTAGTATATTACTGTCTTTATCTGAGACCTCAAGAGGAAAGGGGAATTCTCTCGGAAAATCAGTTATTGATAAACACTACAATTTTTCTGTTGGTAATTTAGTAGAAACCTATAAAAGGTCATCCTCAAGAAAATTAGAACATAATAAAGTTGCATCTTTAACTCTTAAAATATTTGCTGATAAGCAATATGATTATGATCAAAATATTTATCTAGCCGAGGGGAATGTAAAGGCTCTAATAAATGGTGGAATTTTAAGATCTGACTTGTTAAGTTATGATAAATCAACAGGTACTCTTTCTGCTGAGGGTAATATTAGATTCAGAAAGGGAGGGCAATATTTTAGAGCTAAAGAATTCGAATTTAATTTGTTAAAGAAAGAAGGTAGTATTAAAGATGCATATGGGATATTAGATTTGAAAAATATATTAAATGATTTGGAAATCGATGCTAGTTCAAATCAGGTTAAAGCTCAGAATAAAATTAATGATAACAAAATAAATACTTACGATGATGGAATAGAATTTTCTTTTGGAAATATTAAATTACCAGAAAATAAAATTACAAGATCTAATAAATCTATTGGTTCAATTAATAACTGGAGATTTAAATCTGATTTAATAAATATTAAGGAAAATGGCTGGAAATCTAATAGAATTGTTTTTACTAATGATCCATTTGATCCAAATCAAATCTCTTTTGAGGGGATAGATGTTGTCGCAGAAGATGATGATGATAGATTAGTTATTACTAGTTCTAAAACTAATTTAATTCTTGAGAATAGATCGAAAATTTTTATTGGAAAAAGAATATTTGGAGACCAAAAGAAAAAGAGAAGTAAATTTCAATTGATATTAGATAGTAAAGATCGTGACGGATTAGTCTTGGTAAGAAGAAGTAATACAACGAATATTAATAATAATATAGAACTTGATCTACAGCCTCAGTTTTTACTTAATAGAGCTTTTTTAGGTAAAACTAATAGCTATAAAAATAGTAAAAATAAAAATATTAATCTTGCTGACTTATTTGGTTTGAATATAAATCTAAAAGCAAGTAATGCCAATTGGCAATTTGATAGTTTAAATGATTTAAGTACATTAAATACATCTAGATTATTTTCTGGTTTAAGGCATTCAAGCTCTTTTAGAATACCTATTTTAGAAGAATCAACTTTCAATATGTTTACTGCTTATAGATCTAGAGCTTGGAATGGAACAATTGGTGAGACTGAGATTAAATCTGCATTTGGAGGCTTTATCGAAAAGTCGCAGTATTTTACGACTGGCAATTTAAAAAATAACTTAAAGATTAGGATAGGAACAGGTAGATATGAATCAGAAAAATTTGAAAATAGTGAAATGATTAGTCTTTGGCGCTCTAGTATTTTTTCTTCTTTAGATAGTGAATATCAAATCTGGAAAAGTAATAAAAATAATCTTCATCAAAATTTTGTAACGCCTTTATCCCCTGTTTTAATTGACTCTGAATTAGTCTTAAGAGCTAATATTGATTCAGCTTATTTTAAATATTTGCATGATAGTGATCAAGGCTTTCTTAAACTTAGTATTGGTCCCGAAATTAGACTAGGTAATTTAGAGAAAGATTTTTTTGATTATACAAAACTTTCTGTTATGCCAGGTTTGAAAATTAAATTTGGAAATAGTCCATTTAAATTTGATAACGCAATAGATTTAAAAACAATAAATATAAGTTTAATGCAACAAATATATGGACCTTTAATGTTTGATGTTGTTTCTAACTTAAATATTGATAGCAGTTCCAAAAACTATGGAGAATATTATGATACAAAGTTAGGAATCTTATGGCATAAAAGAGCATACGAATGTGGGATTTACTATCATCCTAATAATGATGCAGGAGGCTTATATTTTCGTATAAATGGATTTAAATT